The Fictibacillus arsenicus genome contains a region encoding:
- the pabA gene encoding aminodeoxychorismate/anthranilate synthase component II, with protein sequence MILMIDNYDSFTYNLVQYLGEMGEELVVKRNDEITIKEIEHLNPEFLMISPGPCSPNEAGISLEAIRHFAGKIPIFGVCLGHQAIAQVFGGDVVRADRLMHGKVSPVLHDGKTVYEGLEQEFPATRYHSLIVKRETLPDCFEISSWTEEGEIMGIRHKELPIEGVQYHPESILTEDGKKLLRNFIDFYKGKNVCTSI encoded by the coding sequence GTATAACCTCGTTCAATACTTAGGTGAGATGGGTGAGGAGCTAGTCGTAAAAAGAAATGATGAAATCACAATTAAAGAGATCGAACACTTAAATCCAGAATTTCTGATGATATCACCTGGACCATGCTCTCCAAATGAGGCGGGTATCAGTCTGGAAGCGATACGACATTTTGCTGGGAAGATTCCTATATTCGGCGTGTGTCTTGGACACCAGGCGATTGCGCAGGTTTTTGGCGGGGATGTAGTTCGTGCCGACAGATTGATGCATGGCAAAGTTTCACCGGTTCTTCATGACGGAAAAACAGTATATGAAGGCTTAGAGCAGGAGTTTCCTGCAACGCGCTACCACTCACTAATTGTAAAAAGAGAAACGCTGCCCGATTGCTTTGAGATTTCTTCTTGGACAGAAGAAGGCGAGATTATGGGAATCCGCCATAAAGAACTCCCAATTGAAGGGGTGCAATATCATCCTGAATCCATTTTAACGGAGGACGGAAAGAAACTTTTAAGAAACTTTATTGATTTCTATAAAGGAAAAAATGTATGTAC